TTGTACTCTGTGATTTAGCTCGAAAATTCGTGAGTTCTACACGGCCAATATGCTTCTCTATAAAATCGTTGTGTTTCTTTAATAAATCCTGCATCGCCATGTCTACTGCATGTAGTTCATCAGCATTAGGGCCAGAATCGATGGAATCATCGGCTGGTGCAACCAGAACTCTAGATTGAACTAGGACAACCAGGTGAAGATATAAAATGGCCAACCTATGTATTGATAGCATTCTTTTCACAGCTTTATTTTGAGTTATTCACGGCACGATATATCGGACGTATGTGTCACTTACTCATTTAATAATTTGTGACGCGGTAACTGTCTGCCTAAATGACAGGGTGTGTGCCAATATTTTTGGTAGCTTTGCGACCATTCAGCAACTGGACGTCAATGGCCATGTTAGGGCTAGACAAGATTGTAGAGGAGAGTGGCTCGTCAACTTCAAATGAACCTCAGCGTCTGTAAATTAATTAATTTCACACAGGCTCATTCTTAAGGTGAAGAGCAGTCCATGAAAAATGAATATCACATTGAAAATGGCGCTTGCTGCTCAAAAGAATTTTTACTGTGCGACCTGATGATTAAACAAGAATATGAACCCGGGCATTTTTTTAACAGCAGTCAAGCTAGACTTACATGAATGGCAAAAACCCCGTCCATCGATTGGTGTTGATCAGCTCACTTCCTGCTCAGGCAAGACTTCCGCACCTAGTCTTCTTTATGGCTCACTGCCATAGTTGCTAACATTGGCACTGGTGCTCTGTATGCCTTGTATCGGCAGTGAAACTTGCCCTTGACCGATTCGATTCGATATGCGTGGTCAGTCTCAGAAAACAACTGAAGTATTACTTATCTCAGGAGGCTAAATAATGTTCACTCCAGCGATCCGTCCATATTCACCGCTCACCCACTTTTGTAGTTCTTTATCCTCAGCATCTGACAGCCAGTGATTCGGACCACATTGTACAGGCCTGCTCGGTACCTCTTGTGGCGTTTGCCGAAGTCGGCTTCAAACTGAGGGTGCCGCGGAGATAATCGACCAGAGTCTGGGGGTCTATTTCGttttgctcatcaaatATGTAACTCGCTGTCAATTCCCGTAGTTGTGCCTAGAAACGGTCCGGATCCACTATCGTATTAATTTATGCGGGAGGCTTCCTCTTCCCATACTCTGCAACGTAATCCAAATAGAATGCTTCCCGGATCACCGAACCTGCAGTAGATTGCCCAGGGGCACCGGATCTATCATAAAGGGCTTCAACCTCTATTGCAAGTTCACCCCGAAAATCGATACTGAGTGGGTCTAGAAGGTCAGAAAAGAACTTTCTCAAGTCTGCATCCAGCATGTAAGGAGTCAGAAGCTGAGCCTTCCCGTAGAAATGTCTCTGTTGTTGTTTGTAAGATGCTTCAGCATATCTCCAGACAGAGCGCCGCGACATCCAGCAGTTTGTGGATGAGTGCATCCAGGTCTTCCACGTTCTTCATATGCCTATGAGCCCTCATCTTTGTGTACCGGATGTTTTAAACCACATAAGGCTCTGGCCAGTTTATATCTTTGCGAAGGCGATCGTAGGGGTATTTCGGCAGCCTGAACCTTGCTTACTGTATAGTCAGCAACGGAAACCTCCAACAGCTGCGAAGCATCTTCTTTGATCCCCTGAGCTTATCAAAACATATCTCTGCTGATCGTATACTATTCTATGAGGGACAACAGGGAAGACGTCCAATACAAAACTGTGAAAGTCTCTGTCAGCCAAGGGAGACTCATTTCCATCTTCGGAACTCTCAGATCAAACTAGCGGTGATTTTGGTGGTCATAGGCTAGTCATAGGGTCCTTTCTCGAAGAGTTATGGGATTCCCTTAAACTGGCTAAGCTTTATATAGGTAGAGAACGTGTAACCCGGCCTAGTGCTCTTGCCACCTTCTATAAGATACGAGACATACAAGAGAGTAACAGTAGTCTGAAGAAGTCTTCAGTCCAAGGGATCCAGCTTTCTACCATGAGTCAGTTAGAATGTATGTTCTACGAATTAGCCGTCTGTCAGTTATCCTGGAGCTAATACTAACCGGTCACGTATTTTGCCACAGTTAACATCAAGCATGCTGGTAGAGTTTACCCCGTTAAGATAGCCATGGATGCTACTGCTGGTGCTTTGAAGGGCCAGGTTGAGCAATTGATTAAAGTTCCCATTTCACGTCAGAAATATATGGTCAAAGGCGGTTTGAGTGATGATACGGCAACAGAGCTCAGTTCGATAATCAAGCCTGGTTCGACCATCATGGTTCTTGGGACCCCAGACGCGGATTTAGTATCTAAACCAAAACAGAGGAGTCAGTTCATCGAGGATCTTGCTCCagagcagcaattgcagcaCTTGAATGAGTTACCAATCGGATTCCAGAATATGGGTAACACTTGTTATCTGAATGCAACATTGCAAGCGCTCTACAGGATCGAACCCTTGAGAGATATGATCCTTAACTATAGCCAGCAATCGGCGGATAATGCAGCCGATGAAGGACATAAAAAGATCATTATAGAGATGAAACGGTGTTTtgagaatttgaagaacaaaagTTACAAAGCGGTCATGCCCATGGTTCTCTTGACGGCGCTGAGGAAGTGCTACCCTCAGTTTGCTGAGAGGGACCCCCAAAGCGGCTTCTACAAGCAACAGgatgctgaagagcttttcaCGCAACTGTGCCAAACCATGGCTCTCATTTTCGGCAATAAGTTCTCCGAGGCTTTCAGCATACACTTCAGAACCACGATCAAGGACACGGCTAATGAAAACGACGTCACGGTGAAAGAAGACGAGTCTGATGTGAAATTACAATGTCATATTTCGGGATCGAcgaatttcttgaagaacgGGTTAATGAACTCGCTGCACGAGCAAATCGAAAAGAGATCTACGATCACGGACGTCAACTCTGTGTACAGCGTGGATAAGCAGATCACAAAGCTGCCCAAATATTTAACTGTTCAGTTTGTCAGGTTtttctggaaaagatcTGCGGGcaagaaatccaagatcTTACGTAAAGTGGTATTCCCCTTCCAACTCGACGTGGCTGAAATGCTAACGCCCGAGTACgcaaaggaaaagatccAAGTGCGCGAGGATTTCAGGCAGATCGATAAGGAGAGGCTCGAGAAGGAACGCGacctgaagaagcggaaaATAGACGACACCGCCAACCCTACTGTGATGGCTCCAAGAGAAAAATACGAAACTGAGATGGCGCTCGCTAAGAGTGAACAAGAGCACTGGATCgaagagttcaagaaaaaaaCACCCAAAGACCTGCAACCTGGCGAAAATCCCTCCTGTCTGTACGAACTGATTGGCGTGATAACCCACCAGGGAGCAAACTCAGAGTCTGGCCATTACCAGTCGTTCATAAGGG
The nucleotide sequence above comes from Torulaspora globosa chromosome 6, complete sequence. Encoded proteins:
- the UBP6 gene encoding ubiquitin-specific protease UBP6 (ancestral locus Anc_1.369), with the protein product MSQLEFNIKHAGRVYPVKIAMDATAGALKGQVEQLIKVPISRQKYMVKGGLSDDTATELSSIIKPGSTIMVLGTPDADLVSKPKQRSQFIEDLAPEQQLQHLNELPIGFQNMGNTCYLNATLQALYRIEPLRDMILNYSQQSADNAADEGHKKIIIEMKRCFENLKNKSYKAVMPMVLLTALRKCYPQFAERDPQSGFYKQQDAEELFTQLCQTMALIFGNKFSEAFSIHFRTTIKDTANENDVTVKEDESDVKLQCHISGSTNFLKNGLMNSLHEQIEKRSTITDVNSVYSVDKQITKLPKYLTVQFVRFFWKRSAGKKSKILRKVVFPFQLDVAEMLTPEYAKEKIQVREDFRQIDKERLEKERDLKKRKIDDTANPTVMAPREKYETEMALAKSEQEHWIEEFKKKTPKDLQPGENPSCLYELIGVITHQGANSESGHYQSFIRDEMDENKWYNFNDDKVSVVAKEKIESLAGGGESDSALILIYKGFGL